In the genome of Colletotrichum lupini chromosome 8, complete sequence, one region contains:
- a CDS encoding major facilitator superfamily transporter: METNKPSVEQDENTVKGETESVVKPTASNPTPVEWAQHFTSQDEAWHKAMDKTLLRRVDRRLMPTLVVMYLLNFLDRSNLAQARQGTLERDLGMTGTDFNLATSIFFVGYLLMQLPSNLLLTKVKPSFYLAASCCLWGVVSTCNAAADSFTHLIVIRFFLGFVEAPFFPGAVFLMSSWYTRAELTRRIAYLYAGNALANMFGGLLGAGILGGLEGDLGIAGWRWLFIIEGVAAIAFSLVAMWILPDYPHTTKWLSEEERAYAAWRLIEDIQEADTYGEQSVLDGVKMAVRDYRLYIFVLMQHVSLISQTFQYFFPTIVGTLGYGKITTLWLTAPAWAATFLISLCVTWSSAKTKDRSLHIVCLTLVSATGNAIATGSSNLGARYFAMFLMPMGAISAYQIIVSWVANSFPRPLVKRSACIAIANMIGNTATIYGSYMYPSSTGPQYVPGGSANTAICVLVAILALVLRYLHKWENKKLEKAELDDAAALAEGGGEKAAPVDLKQERRAAGFRYIY; the protein is encoded by the exons ATGGAGACTAACAAGCCCAGCGTAGAACAGGATGAGAATACTGTGAAGGGCGAGACCGAGAGTGTAGTGAAGCCCACGGCCTCGAACCCGACCCCCGTGGAATGGGCTCAGCACTTCACGAGCCAGGATGAGGCCTGGCATAAGGCCATGGACAAGACTCTCCTACGTCGTGTAGACCGGCGCCTCATGCCGACCCTCGTAGTCATG TACCTCCTTAACTTCCTCGACCGCTCCAACTTAGCCCAAGCCCGTCAGGGCACCCTCGAACGGGACCTGGGCATGACGGGAACCGACTTCAACCTCGCCACCTCGATCTTCTTCGTCGGTTACCTCCTGATGCAGCTCCCCTCCAACCTCTTGCTCACAAAAGTCAAACCCTCCTTCTACCTCGCCGCCTCCTGCTGCCTCTGGGGCGTTGTCTCGACCTgcaacgccgccgccgactcCTTCACCCACCTCATCGTCATCCGCTTCTTCCTCGGCTTCGTCGAGGCCCCCTTTTTCCCGGGCGCCGTCTTCCTCATGTCCTCGTGGTACACCCGCGCCGAGCTCACCCGCCGCATCGCCTACCTCTACGCCGGCAACGCCCTCGCCAACATGTTTGGCGGGCTCCTTGGCGCGGGCATCCTCGGCGGTTTGGAGGGGGATTTGGGGATCGCGGGGTGGAGGTGGTTATTCATCATT GAAGGCGTAGCAGCCATCGCATTCTCCCTCGTCGCAATGTGGATCCTCCCAGACTACCCTCACACGACCAAGTGGCTCTCGGAGGAGGAGCGCGCTTACGCCGCCTGGCGCCTCATCGAGGACATACAGGAGGCCGACACGTACGGCGAGCAGAGCGTCCTCGACGGCGTCAAGATGGCCGTGCGGGACTACCGCCTATACATCTTTGTCCTGATGCAGCACGTCTCCCTCATCTCGCAGACGTTTCAGTACTTTTTCCCGACCATTGTCGGCACGCTGGGCTACGGCAAGATCACGACGCTTTGGCTGACTGCGCCTGCTTGG GCCGCGACGTTCCTCATCTCGCTCTGCGTCACTTGGTCCTCTGCAAAGACTAAAGACCGTTCTCTTCACATCGTATGCCTCACGCTCGTCTCCGCCACTGGAAACGCCATCGCCACCGGCTCGAGCAACCTCGGCGCGCGATACTTTGCCATGTTCCTCATGCCCATGGGCGCCATCTCCGCAT ATCAAATCATCGTCTCTTGGGTAGCAAACTCCTTCCCACGACCACTCGTCAAGCGCTCAGCCTGCATCGCCATCGCCAACATGATTGGCAACACGGCAACAATCTACGGATCTTACA TGTACCCAAGCAGCACGGGACCCCAATACGTCCCCGGCGGCAGCGCCAACACGGCAATCTGCGTCCTCGTCGCCATTCTCGCCCTCGTCCTCCGCTATCTGCACAAGTGGGAGAACAAGAAGCTCGAAAAGGCCGAGCTCGACGACGCCGCGGCGCTGGCCGAGGGAGGCGGCGAGAAGGCCGCGCCCGTCGATCTGAAGCAGGAGAGGAGGGCTGCTGGGTTCAGGTACATCTACTGA
- a CDS encoding leucine carboxyl methyltransferase — MEDDVAGSARHRPLVDNGFPSYVTRTYTSLTLLPEHLPPHGRSPATTYLMSGNPIPNLLSLRGARGGRVGRGRGRGPGGGPSFSGPTHDQTIQGTDDDAAGSRLSSVNVGYLADPYAHFFVDNINGPPPRRLPIINRGTYTRTTALDNLIDSFLDESDSAQPGSNERQIISLGAGTDTRPFRLFPRAKRPQLVYHEIDFSVTVRKKARIVQAAPPLRNILGVPSVEEDGSWGCQPSASDKYYCHARDLREMVQDGATPLAGIRTDIPTLLISECCLCYLETSITKQVVSLFEQKIPNIAIVVYEPIRPDDPFGKMMTSNLAARRIRMPTLENYKLPQDQTQRLRDAGFEHAKALTVERIWESWVPSEEKERVDRLEGLDEVEEWKLLADHYVIAWGWRGAGFTMGNADGELNLSHVVSSELVAVKAELTYFDGLTQLSRPTPSQPGVFSVPASVGSRPTASDFLIVVANNASEPTSPEEVLFPSSNTFLSSCFCFDCDIYRATEATMAARILDILPAETLISIAGHLDGIAGPDLSSFSLTNKAFHTAAACFLFRDIHILVKHPRRLQRDVDSWLAILGRTNSARHVRRLKMTFLDKSLPHSDLYSPDRHMILPVPKETSLDFKHRSPENRRLRDAFVDPEAWTPMIRLLEALPGLTNMVIEHESSFSPLLLETIRTHHPSCRLELNGFDLHCSEGAAINAHDVALLLAPQLHSISMKEYYQTSIAHTNESVMLRLIGGLSPNLKTVKLEPFFGGRHKRKYDADFENELQALIAQILDHSLIPGKDLSRILKSPELGSLRSLTLQKTNPDRLMAWFRATDFAALRHLRLTASPGELPWLTTHARFHKLESLELNYNEVVVDPRPAWEGVANRGDVAVEFLAIMPALTSLSLEGRVPSPAVQFALSKFGGCLRKLSIRPSYGSHSMQEYPRIAPQDLCVLSKTCMRVQDLTVTITVPTFQISSPEMIEASESLGRMRSLRNLYLTLRHSELEVRAGDGGCRRRARAYQRKHGTTKEADAAGVTPAEVAKSIWETICGQGCRLELLQLDTIGDWGGTRKSDRVHQIRRVGAMGEGLVETALGRVHLRLDMKVRISTYLPIFDIGVCHSTPLQCETDLSLNEHYFIGIVLVPGLSSTRNITSDRHLTQKVFNDRTKAREKLVADLLTGGELPSTNPSP; from the exons ATGGAAGACGACGTTGCGGGGAGTGCCAGGCACCGGCCCTTAGTGGACAACGGA TTTCCCTCCTACGTCACCCGCACCTACACTTCACTAACGCTGCTCCCGGAACATCTTCCACCTCACGGCCGCTCCCCCGCAACAACATACCTCATGTCTGGAAATCCAATACCAAACCTGCTCTCACTCCGCGGAGCGAGAGGTGGCCGGGTTGGTCGCGGGCGCGGAAGAGGTCCCGGCGGCGGCCCCTCATTCTCGGGCCCGACTCACGATCAGACGATTCAAGGAACTGACGATGACGCTGCCGGCTCACGTTTGAGTTCTGTCAATGTGGGATATCTCGCCGACCCATACGCACACTTCTTTGTCGATAACATCAATGGACCCCCTCCAAGGAGACTCCCAATCATCAATCGAG GCACTTATACGAGGACCACTGCTCTCGATAATCTCATTGACAGCTTCTTGGACGAGTCTGACAGTGCGCAACCCGGTTCAAATGAGAGACAAATTATTTCACTAGGCGCTGGCACCGACACACGCCCATTCCGTCTCTTTCCCAGGGCAAAAAGGCCTCAGCTGGTCTACCATGAGATAGACTTCTCAGTCACAGTTCGCAAGAAGGCACGTATAGTGCAAGCAGCCCCTCCATTGCGAAACATCCTCGGAGTCCCCTCGGTCGAGGAAGACGGTTCATGGGGCTGTCAGCCATCTGCGTCAGACAAATACTATTGTCATGCACGGGATCTCCGAGAAATGGTGCAAGACGGCGCAACACCTCTTGCGGGTATCAGAACAGACATTCCTACTCTACTCATCTCAGAATGCTGCCTCTGCTACCTAGAGACATCTATAACGAAGCAAGTCGTATCTTTGTTTGAGCAAAAGATTCCGAATATCGCCATTGTGGTGTACGAACCAATCAGGCCTGACGACCCTTTCGGCAAAATGATGACCTCCAACCTCGCAGCAAGGAGAATACGCATGCCTACTCTGGAGAATTACAAGCTGCCGCAGGATCAGACGCAGCGTCTCCGCGATGCAGGCTTCGAACATGCCAAGGCGCTGACCGTGGAACGGATTTGGGAAAGCTGGGTGCCAAGTGAGGAAAAGGAGAGAGTGGACCGTTTAGAGGGCCTCGACGAAGTGGAGGAGTGGAAGCTGTTGGCTGACCACTACGTTATCGCATGGGGATGGAGAGGCGCCGGATTTACGATGGGAAATGCCGACGGGGAGTT GAACCTCTCCCATGTCGTCTCTTCCGAG TTGGTCGCTGTAAAAGCAGAGCTCACCTACTTTGACGGTTTAACCCAACTATCTCGGCCAACACCTTCCCAGCCCGGCGTCTTTTCCGTTCCCGCGTCGGTTGGAAGCCGGCCCACGGCTTCCGACTTCCTGATTGTCGTTG CAAACAATGCAAGTGAGCCAACCTCGCCCGAGGAGGTGCTTTTTCCCTCATCCAACACGTTTCTGTCTTCT TGCTTCTGTTTCGACTGCGATATCTACCGAGCGACTGAAGCGACAATGGCCGCGAGAATACTGGACATACTTCCGGCTGAGACTCTCATCAGCATCGCGGGGCATCTCGACGGCATTGCCGGACCGGATTTGTCCTCCTTTTCCCTCACCAACAAAGCCTTTCATACAGCCGCCGCTTGCTTCTTGTTCCGCGACATCCACATCCTCGTCAAGCATCCTCGGAGACTACAGCGCGATGTCGATTCCTGGCTCGCAATTCTGGGACGCACAAACTCCGCCAGGCATGTCAGGCGCCTGAAGATGACCTTCCTGGACAAGTCGCTCCCTCACAGTGATCTCTACTCGCCTGATCGACACATGATACTACCGGTTCCAAAGGAAACCTCGCTCGATTTCAAGCATAGGTCGCCCGAGAACCGACGCCTCCGCGATGCCTTTGTCGATCCCGAAGCGTGGACTCCCATGATCAGACTGCTCGAAGCCCTGCCCGGACTGACCAACATGGTCATTGAACATGAGAGCAGCTTTTCGCCTCTTCTCCTCGAAACCATTCGCACGCATCACCCAAGTTGTCGGCTAGAACTCAATGGTTTCGATCTTCACTGCAGCGAAGGCGCTGCGATCAATGCGCATGATGTTGCACTTCTACTTGCACCCCAATTGCATAGCATCTCTATGAAAGAGTATTACCAGACGTCCATTGCACATACAAACGAATCGGTTATGCTACGTCTCATCGGAGGCCTATCACCGAATCTCAAGACAGTAAAGCTGGAACCATTCTTCGGAGGCAGACATAAGCGAAAATACGACGCAGATTTCGAGAATGAGTTGCAAGCGTTGATCGCGCAAATACTCGACCACAGTCTCATACCTGGAAAGGATCTGTCAAGGATTTTGAAGTCACCTGAGCTTGGTTCACTGCGTTCTCTGACACTACAGAAAACCAATCCCGATAGGCTCATGGCGTGGTTCAGGGCAACGGACTTCGCGGCACTGCGTCATCTGAGATTGACCGCAAGTCCTGGAGAGTTACCATGGCTTACAACGCATGCCAGATTCCACAAACTCGAAAGTCTAGAGTTAAACTACAATGAAGTTGTCGTTGACCCCCGACCTGCTTGGGAGGGGGTCGCGAACCGTGGAGACGTCGCTGTTGAGTTCCTAGCCATCATGCCAGCCTTAACATCCCTCTCGCTCGAGGGCAGAGTACCTTCACCAGCCGTCCAGTTTGCGTTGTCCAAATTTGGAGGATGCCTGCGCAAACTAAGCATTCGGCCCTCCTACGGCTCTCATTCTATGCAGGAGTATCCCAGAATCGCGCCGCAGGACTTATGCGTGCTGTCTAAGACATGCATGAGGGTGCAGGATCTGACGGTCACGATCACTGTACCTACGTTCCAAATAAGCTCACCAGAGATGATAGAGGCAAGTGAGTCTCTTGGGCGGATGCGGAGCCTCCGAAATCTCTACCTGACACTTCGACATTCTGAACTTGAAGTGCGGGCTGGAGATGGCGGGTGCAGACGAAGAGCTCGTGCGTATCAGAGAAAACACGGAACGACGAAAGAGGCAGATGCGGCGGGGGTGACACCCGCGGAGGTTGCCAAGTCGATCTGGGAGACAATATGTGGACAAGGCTGCCGCTTGGAGTTACTTCAGCTTGACACTATAGGTGACTGGGGTGGCACACGCAAGTCTGACCGTGTTCATCAGATTCGTAGAGTCGGAGCCATGGGTGAAGGTTTGGTGGAGACCGCCTT AGGCAGAGTTCATCTGAGACTCGACATGAAAGTGCGGATATC GACATATTTGCCAATTTTCGACATTGGTGTCTGT CACTCAACGCCTCTACAATGCGAAACTGACTTATCATTGAATGAGCACTACTTCATCGG AATCGTCCTCGTACCAGGACTGAGTTCAACAAGAAACATCACTTCCGATAGACACTTGACGCAAAAGGTTTTCAATGATCGTACCAAGGCACGGGAGAAGCTCGTTGCTGACCTTTTGACGGG CGGGGAACTCCCGTCCACCAACCCATCACCATAA
- a CDS encoding ubiquitin carrier protein has product MYTRLQHFADAVYKRAVEETPREPQLPGWSFWVFLADFIVFLPIILWTSYTLHQVYPIFAIVEDENPPAYDPVNLAEDEGAIPSAGPEGRPDGPVPQTKVTGGRPTTVTSSIRSINRLLTTYGGWRSNFRGFGVYFVQALATNFLFGIFSSFLPDILASLATLLSALALVQLSAVWVHIVITPSSSDYFWKRLPPFKRTFDATAKPVAAYWLAEQVATWIPIAVGWALGLDLPNFQFGKPNSVVSQPQSSDAWKSIVITLISIAFQIIIVIPAHVVLVRVQASLIPEEANTIIPFDRSFEGKVEPRVVGGKGYATMDDAWSGFSRNAWKRLVILYVKIFAVSFAAFALMAAVVIPEIIVFSKLAK; this is encoded by the exons ATGTACACGCGGCTGCAGCACTTTGCCGACGCCGTCTACAAGAGGGCCGTCGAAGAGACTCCTCGCGAACCCCAGCTTCCCGGCTGGTCCTTTTGGGTCTTCCTCGCCGACTTCATCGTCTTCCTCCCCATCATCCTCTGG ACATCCTACACCCTCCACCAGGTCTACCCCATCTTCGCCATCGTCGAGGACGAGAACCCGCCCGCCTACGACCCCGTCAACCTCGCCGAAGATGAAGGCGCCATCCCCTCCGCCGGCCCCGAGGGTCGCCCCGACGGCCCCGTTCCCCAGACTAAGGTGACCGGAGGCCGCCCCACCACCGTCACCTCTTCCATCCGCTCCATCAACCGCCTCCTGACCACCTACGGCGGCTGGCGCTCAAACTTCCGCGGCTTCGGCGTTTACTTTGTCCAGGCCCTCGCGACCAACTTCCTCTTTGGcatcttctcctccttccTCCCGGACATCCTCGCCTCCCTCGCGACCCTCCTCTccgccctcgccctcgtcCAGCTCTCCGCCGTCTGGGTCCACATCGTCATCACCCCCTCGAGCTCCGACTACTTCTGGAAGCGTCTCCCGCCCTTCAAGCGTACCTTTGACGCCACCGCGAAGCCCGTCGCCGCCTACTGGCTCGCGGAGCAGGTCGCCACCTGGATCCCCATCGCCGTCGGCTGGGCCCTCGGTCTCGATCTCCCCAACTTCCAGTTCGGCAAGCCCAACTCGGTCGTCTCCCAGCCCCAGAGCTCCGACGCCTGGAAGAGCATCGTCATCACCCTCATCAGCATCGCCTTCCAgatcatcatcgtcatccCCGCCCACGTCGTCCTCGTCCGCGTCCAGGCCTCCCTCATCCCCGAGGAGGCAAACACCATCATCCCCTTTGACCGCTCCTTCGAGGGCAAGGTCGAGCCCCGCGTCGTCGGCGGCAAGGGCTACGCTACCATGGACGACGCCTGGAGCGGCTTCTCCCGCAACGCCTGGAAGCGCCTCGTCATCCTCTACGTCAAGATCTTTGCCGTCTCCTTTGCCGCTTTCGCGCTCATGGCCGCCGTTGTCATTCCCGAGATTATCGTCTTCAGCAAGCTCGCTAAATAA